The genomic region CCACGACGACACGCCTGCCGGCGCCGATGCGATGCGCGGCGAAATCGTGGTGTCGCTTGATCTGCGCCATGCCGGCCGACGCGAGGTGGCCCTGCGTTACGAGATCCAGGGTGGCAAGGGACTGCCGGTCGTTTTCGTGGCCGGCGGCATTTCCGCCAACCGTCACGTCGCGCCCAGCCGTGCTTTCCCGGAGGCCGGATGGTGGCCGTCGCAGGTCGGCGCCGGATGCGCGATCGATCCGGCCCACCACCGCATCGTCTCCTTCGACTGGGTCGGTGCCGATGGTGCGCTCGATGCGCCGATCGATCCGGCCGACCAGGCCGATGCCATCATCGCCCTGCTCGACGTGCTCGGTATCGCCCGAATCCATGCCTTCATCGGCAGTTCCTACGGCGCGATGGTCGGCCTGCAGTTTGCTGCGTTGCACGGCGAGCGCCTTGGCCAGCTGGTCGCGATCAGCGGCGTGCATCGTTCTCATCCCTACGCCAGCGCCTGGCGCGCGCTGCAGCGTCGCGCGGTCGCATTGGGTGCGCTGCAGTGCGACGAAAACCATGGTCTGGGGCTGGCGCGCCAGTTTGCGATCCTCAGCTACCGCACGCCAGAGGAGTTCGATGCGCGCTTCGCGCCGGCGCGCGTGGTCGACGGCCGCGTGCGTGTCGGCGCGGAGGACTATCTCGATCATTGTGCCGCCCGGTTCGCAGGCCGCAGCTCGGCGGTGGCCTATCAGCGGCTGTCGGAATCGATCGACCTGCAGTCGGTCGACCCCTCGCGCATCCGGGTACCGGTGACGGTGGTGGCGGTGGTCGAGGACCGGCTGGTGCCGTTGGCCGATGCCCATGCGCTGGTCGAGGAACTGCGAGGTGGAACATGCCCACGGGAGCCGCGCCTGCACGTGCTGCGCTCGCCGTATGGCCACGACGCTTTCCTCAAGGAAGAGGCCGACATCGACACCATCCTGCGCGATGCGCTTGCCCGCACCGTCGCATCCGACGATTCCCATATTGCTTCCCAGGAGATTTCCGCATGAGCCGCCGCAGCCTGTGTACCGCCGCCGTGCGCGCCGGCATCGATCGCGACCCCGCTTTTGGTGCGGTGACCCCGCCGATCGTGCTGTCGTCGAATTTCAGCTTCGCCGGCTTCAATGACAAGCGCACCTACGATTACACCCGCAGCGGCAACCCGACCCGCGACCTGCTGGCCGAAGCGCTGGCCGAGTTGGAAGGTGGCCACTGCGCCGTCGTCACCGCGACCGGCATGGGCGCGATCACCCTGGTCCTGCATGCCTGCCTGAAGCCGGGCGACACCCTCGTCGTGCCGCACGATGCCTACGGCGGCAGCTGGCGGCTGTTCAACGCGCTGGCCGCCAAGGGCGCGTTCAACCTGCTCACCGTCGACCTGACCGATCCGCGCGCGCTGGCCGAGGCGCTGGCGGCGAAGCCGGCGCTGGTGTGGATCGAGACCCCGTCCAACCCGCTGTTGCGCATCACCGATCTGCGTTTCGTGATCGAAGCCGCGCATGCCAGCGGCGCGCTGGCGGTGGTCGACAATACCTTCCTGTCGCCAGCACTGCAGCAGCCGATCAGGTTCGGCGCCGACATCGTCGTGCACTCGACCACCAAGTACATCAACGGCCACAGCGACGTGGTCGGCGGCGCGGTGATCGCGCGCGAGGCCGAACTCGGCGAACAACTGGCGTGGTGGGGCAACTGCCTCGGCCTGACCGGCTCGCCGTTCGACAGCTTCCTGACCCTGCGCGGCCTGCGCACCCTCGATGCGCGCCTGCGCGTGCATCAGGAGAACACCGTCGCACTGGTCGAGCTGCTGGAGTCGCATCCGGCGGTGGAGGCGATCCACTATCCGGGCCGCGCCGAGCACCCGGGCCATGCGGTCGCCGCGCGCCAGCAGGATGGCTTCGGCGCGATGCTCAGTGTCGACATCAAGGGGGGCGAAGCGGCTGTACGAGCGTTCGTCGACGGCCTGCAATGCTTCACCCTGGCCGAGTCGCTGGGCGGCGTGGAAAGCCTGGTCGCGCACCCGGCGACGATGACCCACGCGGCGATGAGCCCGGAAGCACGTGTGGCGGCAGGAATCGGCGATGGCCTGCTGCGGCTGTCGGTCGGCATCGAACATGCCGATGACCTGGTGGCGGACATCACCGCCGCGCTCGACCGTGCGCTGGCGGCGGTGCCGGTAGTGTCGAAACTGAAAGGCGAGTACGCGGCCCAATGAGCGCACTCGCCGAAGATGTCCGCCGCAGCCTGTCGGTAGCCACCGCGCAGGCACCGCGCACCGCGGCCCGGGCGCGGCTGGCGTTGCTTGGCACGGGGAATGTCGGTGGCGCAGTGCTGGAGCGGTTGGCCGGTTGGGTCGGGACGCCGTTCGGCGAGAAGCTGGAGTTGGCCTATGTGGCCAACACGCGCCAGAGCTTGCACCCGCACACCCTCACCCCAACCCCTCTACCGCAGACGGGAGAGGGGCTTTCTCGAGTTGCACCGGCACTGGGCGAGGACGGAACCCGCATCGTCATCGACGCCACTGCCAGCGCCGAAGTCGCGGCTCGCCATGCCGGATGGCTGGCGCAAGGCATCCACGTCGTCACCGCCTGCAAGCTTGCGCGAGGCACGTCGCTGGCGGCGTGGCAGGTGATCGAGGCCGCCTGCGTTGCCGGCGACAGCCATTACGGCGACGCAGCCACCGTCGGGGCCGGCCTGCCGCTGCTACGCTCGATCCGCGAACTGCGTGCCGGCGGCGACCGAGTCACCGCAATTGCCGGTGTACTGTCGGGTTCGCTGGCGTGGCTGTTCAATCACTACGACGGGTTGCGCCCGTTCTCCGGTTTCGTGCGCGAGGCGCGCGATGCCGGCTATACAGAACCCGATCCACGCGAGGACCTGTCCGGTGAGGACGTGCGCCGCAAGCTGCTGATCCTTGCCCGCGCCGCCGGCGTGCAGCTGGAGCAGGACGAGGTCGAGGTCGCCTCGCTGGTGCCTGATGAGATTGCAGCGCTGCCGAAGGAGGAGGTCGATGCGTCGCTGCCGCGGCTCGATCCGCTGCTGCGCGAGCGTTATGCCAAGGCGTACAAGAACGGCGAGAAGCTGCGCTTCATCGCTCGCCTCGAGCGCAACGCCGACGGTGGGTGGAGCGCCCGGGTCGGCCTGGATGCATTGTCCGTCGACCATCCGCTCGCCGGTGGCGCCGGGACCGACAACAAGGTCGCGATCTGGTCGGATCGCTACGACGACCAGCCGTTGGTGATCCAGGGTCCGGGTGCCGGCGCGGGCGTCACCGCGGCCGGACTGCTCGACGACGCGCTGCGCATCGCGCGAGGCTGGAAAAAATAAGGTTCTTCTCCCAAGTGAGGGGGAGCCCGCCTTCAGCAAAGGCGGGGGTGCCGCCGCTTGCGTTCGACCGCCGATTCTCGTCGCTACCTGGCTGTCCCGACGCGACCTCCGGCCTTGACGGCGAATGTCCCCCGACCGCCGCCCGTGGCGGCGGCCTCCTCCTTGATTTCGCCCCCGGCGCCCCGGTCGTCCAACAGACCTGGTGCTTTCCCCTCGATTGGGCGAAGAACCATAAAAAACAGGGGCGCCGTTCCCGAGGGGGAGAGCGGCGCCCCGAGACCGCGGCGCGTGGGCGCCGCGGCGAGTCAAGCAATCAATCCGCCAGTCCGTCGCTGATCGTCCTGGTCAGCGTGCCCTGGGCATCGTCACCGCTGTACTCCCAGAAGAACGCACCGCCCAGGCCCTGTGCCTTCACGTACTGCATCTTCTCGGCGATCATCGCCGGCGTGTCGTAGCTCCAGAACGTGTTGCCGTCGTACTTCCAGGTCGCACGCGCGCTGGCGTCGGTGTACTCGGTGCCAGGCTTGTTCTTGATGACCTTCCAGTCCTCGATTCCGGCCTCGTAGGTGCCCGGCGCGGCGGAACCGCTCTGGTACAGCCCATTGTTGACGTTGGCCACGTTGGTCCAGCCGCGGCCGTAGTAGCCGATGCCGAGGTTGAGCTTGTGTGCAGGCACGCCGCGGGCGATGAAGGCCTCGATCGCATCGTTGGAGTTGTACAGCGCCTGGTCGCCGGTCGACGGGTCGTTGGGCGAATCGAACAACGCCGAGTGATGGTTGGTCCGCGGATCCCACGCGCCGTGGAAGTCGTAGGTCATCACGTTGATGAAGTCGAGGTACGGGTGATACGCGCCCGGATCGGTGACCCGGATCTTGTCGATGCCGGCGCCGACCGCAACCGTCAGCAGCAGGCCCGGTTGCACCGCGTCGAGCTGGCGGCGGAACTCGGCCAGCAGGGCGGTGAAGTTGGCATTGTCCTCGGGGCTGCCGCAGGTCAGGCCGCAAGCCACCGGGTACTCCCAATCGAGGTCGATGCCGTCGAATACGCCCGCTGCCGCGCCCGGGCCACCGGCACCATCGGTGGCCGGCAGGTTGCCGTGGATGTAGGCATCGATGCAGGAGGCGACGAAAGCCTCGCGGTTGGCCGGCTTGGCCGCTTCGGAGAAGCCGCGCGACCAGGTCCAGCCGCCGAGCGAGATCAGCACCTTGATCTGCGGATGCCTGGCCTTGAGCTTCCTGAGCTGGTTCCAGTTGCCGCGCAGCGACTGGTCCCAGGTATCGCCTGCGCCGTCCACGCTTTCGGCCGCCGAGAACGCCTTGGTGTAGTCGGCGAACGCATCGCCGCCCTCGCCGGTGTTCGGGTTGGAGGCGATGGTCTTGCCGACCTCGCAACGGTTGTTGCGCACGTTGCCGAACGCGTAGTTGATGTGGGTGGTGCGCGCGGCCGCGCCGCTGGTGTCGATGTCCTTGACCCGGTAGTTGCGGCCGTAGATGCCCCACTGGGTGAAGTAGCCGATCACGCGCTTGTCGCCGGGCACCGGTGCGCCTGTGGTCGAGGCGCTGATCACCGTGCTCTGGGCCGAGGCATTGCCGGCCACGTCGCGCGCGCGAACCCGATAGCTGTAGGCGGTTTCGGGTGTCAGTCCGGCGTCGGTGAACGTCGTTTGCGCAGTCGAGCCGACCGGTTGCCCGCCGCGGTAGACGTCGTAGCCGGCGACGCCGCTGCCACCCGGGTTGTCGGTCGAGGCGTTCCATTTCAGGCTGATCGAGGTCGCGGTCTGCGCTGTCGATGCCAGGCCGGTCGGCACGCTAGGCGGGATGTCGTCATCGATTGGCACGGCGTCGACGGTGATGGTGATCGTGGCCGATGTGGTGCTGGCGCCGTCATTGTCGGTAGCGACTGCCGTCAGCGCGTGGGTGCCGGCGGTCGCATTGTTCCAGGTCACGCCATACGGCGCGCTGGTGTCGATGCCCAGCGACACGTTGCCGCGGAAGAACTCCACGCTGACGATCTGGCCATCGTTATCGCTGGCGCTGGCAGCGATCGCGATGCTGTCGCCCTCGTTGAAGCGGGCGCCGTGGACCGGTGCGGTCAGGGCCACGCTTGGCGACTGGTTGTCATCGCCGCTGCAGACACCGAGGTCCTTCCACGGCCCCCATTCGCCCGATTGCGCCGGGTTGTCGCCCTGTGTCCACCACTTGGCTTCATGGTTGCGGCCGTTGTGGGTCACGCGGTCGCCCTGCGTGTAGACGGCCGTGGACGACCAGGCGGTATGGCAGCCACTGCCGCCGCCGCTGGCCGTCACCGTGATCGAGACGATTGCCGAGGTGGCAGTCAGCCCACCGTCGTCGGTGGCCACGGCCCTGATCGCGTAGCTGCCGGCGGGAACACCGGTCCAGCTGATGCCATAGGGCGCGCTGGTGTCGGTGCCGAGCAGGGTGGTGCCCTGGAAGAACTCGACCTTGCTGATGCTGCCGTCGCTGTCGCTCGCATTCGCGCCGATGGCGATGGTGCTGCCCTCGGCGAAGCTGGCGCCGTTGGCGGGCGCGGTCAGGGCCACGGTCGGGGCGGCGTTGCCGCCATCACCGCCGTCACATGTGCCGAGATTGTCGTAGTAGGGCGCGCCGGACGGGTGATCCGGCGGGGCGTTCCAGATGTCCTGGTTCGCCTGGTACAGGGTGCTGCTTTTCACCAGCTTGTCGCCGGCGTGGTAGACGGTGCCAGCGTTCCACTCGGCCACGCCGTCGCATACGGCGGCGAAAACGGCGTGGGGCGCGAGCGCGGCGAGCAGGGATACAGCGAGCACTGTCGTGACGCGTGGGCGTCGGGTTCTTGTGCGAGGTATTGCGCATTTCATGAGCGTCTCTCCTTGGAACAATGCGGTGTCGGAGCCGTCGGCCATGGATGGCCGGTGCCTTCCCCTCGTGGACTCACAAAGAAGGAGGCCCCCTGCCTCCGGGATGCATTGGAGGCTCTCCGGCCTCCTTGTCCGCCCTCATGGGCGGTCGCCTTGGTTGGCGGCGCTTTCGATCAGCGTGTTGTCCCGAAACTGCGCCTTATTGATATCGTTGTCAACAGCAAAACAAAGGCTTTCCGGACGAGATCACAAATGTAGGACGGCAACACAGGTCATTTGACTGTCCTGTGTTGCAGTGCGGAATGTTGGCGCGGTATGGAAGCCGGGACTCGCTACGCCTGTGAGGGCGGCGACTGGCCGGCGCGGTGGGAAGGGCGCAGGGGTGGGCCAACCGCGACCTGCGTGCAGTGCACCGGGCAAGTCGTCACCCCGTCTTTGCCGGAATGATGACTCGCCAGGTGTCGCTTCAGGCGCTTCTCGAATGCAGCCAGTTCGGCAGGAAGCCGTAGGGGTTTTCGATCGGGCGGTCGAGCTGGATGCCGACGGCGTCCAGGCGTTGTTGCAGGCGGCCGTCCAGGCCTTCGTCGAACAGGTCGGTACAGCCGCCGATGAACTCGCCGCCGATGAAGATCTGCGGCAGGGTGTTCCAGCCGGTATGCGCGCGCAGGGCCGCGCGCAGGCGTCCGCCGTGGTTGCCCTGCTGCATGGCGGCGGCATCGAGGTCGACGCTGCGATACGGGATGTCGTACGCGTTGAACAGCTTGCGCGCCGACCAGCAGAACTCGCACCACTCCAGGGCGAACATCAGCACGGCTGAGTGGGGATCGGCCAGCAGCCGGGACAGTTCCTGCACCGATTCTTCGTCCGGCTCCACCGGCGGTACGGCCGCAGCCGCGCCCTTGGCGTCGAAACGATAGCCGCGGGTGGAGCGGGAAATTTCCAGCTCTTCCGCGGTCATCTCTTCCGGGACATCGGCGAAAAGCGGGGTGCTCATATAGCGCTCGCCGGTATCCGGCAGCATGCACAGCAACGTGCTGCCCGGCGGTCCGCGCCGCGCCAGTTGCAGGGCGCCGGCGAACGTGGCGCCGGAGGAGATGCCGACGAAGATGCCTTCCTGGCGCGCCAGATCGCGGGCGCACTGCAGTGCGTCGGCGCCCGGAATGGCGAGGAACTCGTCGATGCGATTCTCCCGGATCGGTTCCTCGGCCAGTGCCGGGATGAAGTCCGGCGACCAGCCCTGCATCAGGTGCGGGCGGAAGCCGTCATGGCTGCCCGACGGGGTGCCGTCGGCGTTGCGTGGCTGCGGGATGCCGCTGGCGATGATGGCTGAGTTGTCCGGTTCGCAGACCACGATGCGGGTGTTCGGGCTCTTCTGCTTCAGCACCCGCGAGACGCCGTTGAGCGTGCCGGCGGTGCCGAAGCCGGTCACCCAGTAATCCAGCGGCAGGTCCTCGAAATCGCGCAGGATCTCCACCGCGGTGGTGCGCGCATGGACCTCGGCATTGGCCGGGTTCTCGAACTGGCGCGGCTGCCACCAGCCATGCTCGCGTGCCAGCTCCGTTGCCTTGGCGACCATGCCGGAGCCTTTTTCCGAAGCCGGCGTCAGCACCACCTTGGCGCCGAGGAAGCGCATCATCTTGCGCCGCTCGATGCTGAAGTTCTCGGCCATGGTCACCACCAGCGGATAGCCTTTCTGCGCGCAGACCATGGCCAGGCCGATGCCGGTGTTGCCGCTGGTGGCTTCGACGATCGTCTGGCCGGGCTTGAGTTCGCCACGGCGTTCGGCATCCTCGATCACCGCCAGCGCCAGCCGGTCCTTGACCGAACCCATCGGGTTGAAGGCCTCGACCTTGACGAACAGGTTGATCCCGGGCGGCGCCAGCCGGTTGATGCGGATCACCGGCGTGTTGCCGATGGTGTGCAGGATGTTGTCGTGGCGAAGGCTCATGGCTCACTGGCCTTGCAGGCGGGGATCGTCCGCGGGATCGACGTAGTTGATCTGCCACGGGCCGATCGAGGTGAGCTGGACAACGGTCTCGCCCTCGGCCAGCGCGTAATGGCGCATCCCCGGCGGCATGGACACATAGCTGCCCGGTTCCAGTCGCGTGGCGGCATCCTTGTCCAGGGTTTCTCCCGGGCCCAGCAGGAACATCCCGGACAACACTGTCACGCGCTCCACACCGGGGTGCCAGTGCGGTGAGATATGGAAGCCGTCTGGCAGCTTCAGGCGCATCGTGAACACACCCGGCTCAGCGGGATTGCCCTCGAGCACGGCAAATTGGGCGCCGGCGCGCAGGGAGCCCGGACCATCGCGCCATTCGATTTCGCCCGGCAGGTACTGGATGTGGTGCTCCGGTCCTTTGTCTTCCATCGCCTGGACAGGTTCCTGGGCACCCAGGGCGAGTGTCGCGAGCAGGAGCGCCGCGCAGGCAAGGGTGGAAACAACGATTCTCATGATCGGTTCTCCTCTGACAGGTGCGTTGTCAACGTAGAAGAACGGGAGTACCGGTCATGAGCGGCCGCGGCGCGGGGATAATTCCGATTGCCGTGGTGCAATCGTTGGCGCAACGCCCGGTTCAGTCCGTCCGTTGCGGCCGGCCCGGAAACCTCAGCACTCGATCACGTTCACCGCCAGCCCGCCGCGCGATGTTTCCTTGTACTTGTCGCGCATGTCGCGGCCGGTGTCGCGCATGGTCTTGATGACCTTGTCGAGGCTGACCTTGTGCTTGCCGTCGCCGCGCATCGCCATGCGGCTGGCGTTGATCGCCTTGACCGCGCCCATCGCGTTGCGCTCGATGCAGGGAATCTGCACCAGCCCGCCGATCGGGTCGCAGGTCAGGCCGAGGTTGTGCTCCATGCCGATCTCGGCGGCATTCTCGATCTTCGACGGCGAGCCACCAAGCGCGGCGGTCAGGCCGGCGGCGGCCATCGAGCAGGCCACGCCGACCTCGCCCTGGCAGCCGACCTCGGCACCGGAGATCGACGCGTTCTCCTTGTAGAGGATGCCGACCGCGGCCGCGGTCAACAGGAAATCGCGCACGCCCTGCAGGGTCGAGCCCGGGATGCAGCGGTCGTAGTAGTGGAGTACCGACGGGATGATGCCGGCCGCGCCATTGGTCGGTGCGGTGACCACGCGGCCACCGGCGGCGTTCTCTTCGTTCACCGCAAGCGCGTAGAGGTTGACCCAGTCGAGCGTGGTCAGCGGGTCGCGCATACCCGCTTCCGGCCGCGAGGACAGGTCGGCGTACAGCGTCGGCGCGCGGCGGGCGACATGCAGGCCGCCGGGCAGGGTGCCGGTCTGGCGGATGCCACGCTGCACGCACGATTGCATTGCCGCCCAGATCTCGTCGAGACCGGCGTCGATCTCCTCGCGCGTGCGCCATGACTGCTCGTTGGCATACATCAGGTTGGCGATGGTGATGCCGTGTTTTTCCGCCGTACCGATCAGCTCGTCGCCGGAGGAAAACGGATAGGCGACCGCAGTAGTGTCGGCGACGATTCGGTCCTCCGCGGCCTCGTCCTGGTTGACCACGAAGCCGCCGCCGACCGAGTAATAGTCGCGCGTGGCAATGACGTCGCCATTCGAGTCGAAGGCAGTGAAGCGCATGCCGTTGGTGTGGAACGGCAGCTTCTGGCGCTTGTTCATGATCAGGTCGTGCTTCTCGTCGAAGCCGATCTCGTGCTGGCCGTGCAGCTTGATGCGCTTGCCGGAGCGGATGCGTTCCAGCGCCTCCGGAATCACGTCCGGGTCGATCTGGTTGGGCCAGTGGCCTTCCAGCCCCATCAGCACCGCCTTGTCGGTGCCGTGGCCACGGCCGGTCAGCGCCAGCGAGCCGAACACCTCGGCACGGATGCGGACGGTGCGTTCGAGGTCGCCGTTGTCGACCAGCCAGCGCTCGACGAAGCGGGCGGCGGCGCGCATCGGGCCGACGGTGTGGGACGAGCTCGGCCCGATGCCGATCTTGAACAGGTCGAAACAGCTGACAGCCATTGGGGCAACTCCAGAAGGCCCCGCGAGGGATGGCAAGCGGGGTGAACCCGTTATTCTACGCGGCCGTTCTGTCCCGGGTGGCATACCCGACCGCATTGACGATGACTGCCCAGCCGCCTTCCCTCGTGCTGTACCAGCGTGACGACTGCCACCTCTGCGACCTCGCGCTGGAAGTGCTGGCCGCCGCGCGCGCGCCCGAGTTCGAGAGCGTGTTCATCGACGATGACGATGCGCTGGAAGAGCGTTATGGCGTGCGCGTGCCGGTGTTGCGCGATCTGGCGCGAGGGCTGGAGCTGGACTGGCCGTTCGACGCGGATGGGGTGCGGCGTTTCCTTGAGGAATGACCCGGGCAAGCGAAGCGCACCCGGGGAAACATGGGGCTGGAGTTTCTACTCCGCCGGCTTGAACAGCACCTTGGTGCTCACCGCTACCGCGTTCGGCAGGTCGGCCGTGTCGGCCCAGTCGCCGGTACCGACATCGAACGCCAGCCGTTGCACGGTGGCCTTGCCGGTCAGCACCGGCTGTTCGCCCGGGGACCAGCTGAAGGTCAGCGTCACCGGTTGGCTGACCCCGCGCAGGGTCAGGGTGCCGTCGGCGGCGTAGCGGCCGTCGTCGAGCGGACGGAAGCCGGACGCGGTGTAGCGGGCCTGCGGAAAGCGGTCGCTGGCGAAGAAGTCGTTGCCGACCAGGGTCTCGTCGCGTTCGGGGTTCCTGGTGGTCACGGTGGCCAGCGGGATCACCACGTCGAGCTTCGCCGCGGCCGGATCGGCGGGGTCGAAGCTGAGCGTGGTCCTGAAGTCGGGAAAGCGGCCGACGAAAACCTCGCCCTGGAACTGGCTGGCAAAGGTCAATGCCGAGCCGGGCGCCTGTACGTAGTCGGCTGCCAGCACCGGGCCGGCGAATGCCAGCGATGCCAGCAGCAGCGGGGAAAGGGTACGGGCAAGGCGGGAGGAGCTGGGCATGGCGGGACTCGCTATCGGGAGCAGGTTGTCGGGAGCAATGCTGTCGAGAGCAGGTTATCTGGAGCCGGATGAACCGCGACGCGGCAGCATCCGCCGCAGGGTGTCGTCGTTCTGGAAGATGTGGTGATAGAACGCGGCGGCCACGTGCAGCGCGACCAGCGCGACCAGCACCCAGAACAGCCACTCGTGCGCGGCGCGGGCGAAGTCGCGCACGGCGGGATCGGGTGCGGCGAGCTTGGGCACGGTGAACAGGCCGAACCATTTGAGTGGACGCAGGCCACTGGCCGAGTCGTACAGCCAGCCCGACAGTGGCATGGCCAGGATCAATGCGTACAGCATCCAATGGGTGATGGCGGCGATGCGCGCCTGCCAGACCGGAGTGCCGGCGACCGGCGCGGGCGTGCCTGCATACAAGCGCCACGCCAACCGGATGACGACCAGCGCCAGCACCGCCAGTCCGGTCGACTTGTGCAGGTCGTAGACCCAGAAGTACTTCGGCGACTTCGGCAGCGAGTCCAGGCTCAGGCCGACCACGGCCATGCCGAGGATGAGCAACATGATCAACCAGTGCAGGGACTGGCTGACGGGGCCCCAGCGGTCGACGCTGTTCTTCAGCGAAGTGATTCTCAGTGTCATGGGGGCGGCTCGTCGTCGGTGTCGGTGTCGTCGTCCTGCAGTGCCGCCTCGGCGGCCTCTTCAAGAGTGCGGTACGTATCGTCGTCGG from Lysobacter alkalisoli harbors:
- a CDS encoding glycosyl hydrolase family 18 protein, which produces MLAVSLLAALAPHAVFAAVCDGVAEWNAGTVYHAGDKLVKSSTLYQANQDIWNAPPDHPSGAPYYDNLGTCDGGDGGNAAPTVALTAPANGASFAEGSTIAIGANASDSDGSISKVEFFQGTTLLGTDTSAPYGISWTGVPAGSYAIRAVATDDGGLTATSAIVSITVTASGGGSGCHTAWSSTAVYTQGDRVTHNGRNHEAKWWTQGDNPAQSGEWGPWKDLGVCSGDDNQSPSVALTAPVHGARFNEGDSIAIAASASDNDGQIVSVEFFRGNVSLGIDTSAPYGVTWNNATAGTHALTAVATDNDGASTTSATITITVDAVPIDDDIPPSVPTGLASTAQTATSISLKWNASTDNPGGSGVAGYDVYRGGQPVGSTAQTTFTDAGLTPETAYSYRVRARDVAGNASAQSTVISASTTGAPVPGDKRVIGYFTQWGIYGRNYRVKDIDTSGAAARTTHINYAFGNVRNNRCEVGKTIASNPNTGEGGDAFADYTKAFSAAESVDGAGDTWDQSLRGNWNQLRKLKARHPQIKVLISLGGWTWSRGFSEAAKPANREAFVASCIDAYIHGNLPATDGAGGPGAAAGVFDGIDLDWEYPVACGLTCGSPEDNANFTALLAEFRRQLDAVQPGLLLTVAVGAGIDKIRVTDPGAYHPYLDFINVMTYDFHGAWDPRTNHHSALFDSPNDPSTGDQALYNSNDAIEAFIARGVPAHKLNLGIGYYGRGWTNVANVNNGLYQSGSAAPGTYEAGIEDWKVIKNKPGTEYTDASARATWKYDGNTFWSYDTPAMIAEKMQYVKAQGLGGAFFWEYSGDDAQGTLTRTISDGLAD
- a CDS encoding L-serine ammonia-lyase, whose translation is MAVSCFDLFKIGIGPSSSHTVGPMRAAARFVERWLVDNGDLERTVRIRAEVFGSLALTGRGHGTDKAVLMGLEGHWPNQIDPDVIPEALERIRSGKRIKLHGQHEIGFDEKHDLIMNKRQKLPFHTNGMRFTAFDSNGDVIATRDYYSVGGGFVVNQDEAAEDRIVADTTAVAYPFSSGDELIGTAEKHGITIANLMYANEQSWRTREEIDAGLDEIWAAMQSCVQRGIRQTGTLPGGLHVARRAPTLYADLSSRPEAGMRDPLTTLDWVNLYALAVNEENAAGGRVVTAPTNGAAGIIPSVLHYYDRCIPGSTLQGVRDFLLTAAAVGILYKENASISGAEVGCQGEVGVACSMAAAGLTAALGGSPSKIENAAEIGMEHNLGLTCDPIGGLVQIPCIERNAMGAVKAINASRMAMRGDGKHKVSLDKVIKTMRDTGRDMRDKYKETSRGGLAVNVIEC
- a CDS encoding YceI family protein — protein: MPSSSRLARTLSPLLLASLAFAGPVLAADYVQAPGSALTFASQFQGEVFVGRFPDFRTTLSFDPADPAAAKLDVVIPLATVTTRNPERDETLVGNDFFASDRFPQARYTASGFRPLDDGRYAADGTLTLRGVSQPVTLTFSWSPGEQPVLTGKATVQRLAFDVGTGDWADTADLPNAVAVSTKVLFKPAE
- a CDS encoding glutaredoxin, whose product is MTAEELEISRSTRGYRFDAKGAAAAVPPVEPDEESVQELSRLLADPHSAVLMFALEWCEFCWSARKLFNAYDIPYRSVDLDAAAMQQGNHGGRLRAALRAHTGWNTLPQIFIGGEFIGGCTDLFDEGLDGRLQQRLDAVGIQLDRPIENPYGFLPNWLHSRSA
- a CDS encoding homoserine dehydrogenase, whose amino-acid sequence is MSALAEDVRRSLSVATAQAPRTAARARLALLGTGNVGGAVLERLAGWVGTPFGEKLELAYVANTRQSLHPHTLTPTPLPQTGEGLSRVAPALGEDGTRIVIDATASAEVAARHAGWLAQGIHVVTACKLARGTSLAAWQVIEAACVAGDSHYGDAATVGAGLPLLRSIRELRAGGDRVTAIAGVLSGSLAWLFNHYDGLRPFSGFVREARDAGYTEPDPREDLSGEDVRRKLLILARAAGVQLEQDEVEVASLVPDEIAALPKEEVDASLPRLDPLLRERYAKAYKNGEKLRFIARLERNADGGWSARVGLDALSVDHPLAGGAGTDNKVAIWSDRYDDQPLVIQGPGAGAGVTAAGLLDDALRIARGWKK
- the metX gene encoding homoserine O-succinyltransferase MetX, with product MRGEIVVSLDLRHAGRREVALRYEIQGGKGLPVVFVAGGISANRHVAPSRAFPEAGWWPSQVGAGCAIDPAHHRIVSFDWVGADGALDAPIDPADQADAIIALLDVLGIARIHAFIGSSYGAMVGLQFAALHGERLGQLVAISGVHRSHPYASAWRALQRRAVALGALQCDENHGLGLARQFAILSYRTPEEFDARFAPARVVDGRVRVGAEDYLDHCAARFAGRSSAVAYQRLSESIDLQSVDPSRIRVPVTVVAVVEDRLVPLADAHALVEELRGGTCPREPRLHVLRSPYGHDAFLKEEADIDTILRDALARTVASDDSHIASQEISA
- a CDS encoding cupin domain-containing protein, whose product is MRIVVSTLACAALLLATLALGAQEPVQAMEDKGPEHHIQYLPGEIEWRDGPGSLRAGAQFAVLEGNPAEPGVFTMRLKLPDGFHISPHWHPGVERVTVLSGMFLLGPGETLDKDAATRLEPGSYVSMPPGMRHYALAEGETVVQLTSIGPWQINYVDPADDPRLQGQ
- a CDS encoding glutaredoxin family protein — its product is MTAQPPSLVLYQRDDCHLCDLALEVLAAARAPEFESVFIDDDDALEERYGVRVPVLRDLARGLELDWPFDADGVRRFLEE
- the metB gene encoding cystathionine gamma-synthase, which gives rise to MSRRSLCTAAVRAGIDRDPAFGAVTPPIVLSSNFSFAGFNDKRTYDYTRSGNPTRDLLAEALAELEGGHCAVVTATGMGAITLVLHACLKPGDTLVVPHDAYGGSWRLFNALAAKGAFNLLTVDLTDPRALAEALAAKPALVWIETPSNPLLRITDLRFVIEAAHASGALAVVDNTFLSPALQQPIRFGADIVVHSTTKYINGHSDVVGGAVIAREAELGEQLAWWGNCLGLTGSPFDSFLTLRGLRTLDARLRVHQENTVALVELLESHPAVEAIHYPGRAEHPGHAVAARQQDGFGAMLSVDIKGGEAAVRAFVDGLQCFTLAESLGGVESLVAHPATMTHAAMSPEARVAAGIGDGLLRLSVGIEHADDLVADITAALDRALAAVPVVSKLKGEYAAQ
- a CDS encoding cytochrome b, whose product is MTLRITSLKNSVDRWGPVSQSLHWLIMLLILGMAVVGLSLDSLPKSPKYFWVYDLHKSTGLAVLALVVIRLAWRLYAGTPAPVAGTPVWQARIAAITHWMLYALILAMPLSGWLYDSASGLRPLKWFGLFTVPKLAAPDPAVRDFARAAHEWLFWVLVALVALHVAAAFYHHIFQNDDTLRRMLPRRGSSGSR